The genomic window CGCCTGAACCGACGTATGCCAAACCTGCTGGATTCCAGAATATGGCAGAACCATCCGAGACTATGGATGTTGCGGCGTCTCCCATACCTGCACCACGTGCACTCATTCCAATTTTGAAGAATTGACCTGATGTGGTCCCGGCTTTTGTTATAGTTTCAGCATTTGCCATGGAAAAAGCGAAGACTACCAGTATCAAACTTATACATTTGGTAACTCTCATTTTATCACCGCCAGTCTTCCAATATGTTCATAGCCATCTGGAGTTTCCACATGGTATATATAATACCCAGCGGCGATGTCTTGATCCTCAGTGTTTAATAAATTCCACGATTCTGTACCGTCGAACAGGGAGCCGCTATGCTCAATCTCCTTGACGTGATCACCAGCGATGGTATATATGTTTATGGTACATAGTTGAGGAAGATGAATAAAATCAACCCTTCTCTCACCTCGTCCCATGGAAAACACAGCCGGTGGAGCTACTTCAAAGCTTGAGGCAGCAACATATGGATTTGGCACCACACTAATTCTATCCATCTCATCTTCAAGCTTGCTGTTATTAACCTTGGGATTGGCAAACTCAATTCTGTAGCGATCTATGGATCCCAGTGTGCAGAATTTTTTTGATGTGAATATTCTTAATTTTGACCCTGCTGGTGGTGTAGTAAACAGGGTATCGACAGTCACAGCCCAGGTGGGTGTCGGAGCACCATTAGAATAAAAGATAGGTGTGATCTTATCCCCCATACTTACTTCATTATCACCATCATTATCTTCGAAAAGAACATCAAGTTGTACATCATCATCCACGTTTGTAATCTTAAATCGAACGGGTTGAGGTCCAAAAATAATAGATGTATCGGCATAGTTATCGTAAAATTCTATGACCATATCACGAGGGTAGGCAGTTCCACCAAAGGCACTAAGGGCATAGGAATAGTCAAATGGCCCAGCAGTTGCGGCACCAGTGGCATCAACCCAGGCCAAAGAATCTAGCTTGGTTAGGGTCAAATCAAGTATGGATACTTCATAGGGACCCAGTGGTAATATTTGATTCCAACCTTTGTCCAAAGTATTCATGGAAAGGGCTTCCCAGATAACAGTGGTATCATTATTTGAGTCAATTTTCTCCGCATCAATTTTTATACTGTTTCCAGCCGGTGAAAAAATAACCTCATATGCCACACTTGAATCCAGACTCATATAGTCCAGCAGTGATACTTCAAAAGTAGAACCAGCGAGACCCTCAACGTGCGTCACAATGGCTGTTGCTGCGTCATACCCTGCTACTGGACCATTTGGTATTACTTCCACAACATTTGGTTCACCAAATGACCTGGAACATTCCAGAGGTGCTAAATTTCCACTAATACTCCCATGATCATAGGCCGTCACGGCGTAATAATAGGTCAAGCCATTGACCAGGTTGGAGTCTACAAATGATCTGTACAATCCAGTATTATTACCCATATCATAGTGATACCCTTCTGCAGAAGGAACCGAATGGGGACCTTCAAAACCGTTATCATAATCATATTGGGCTATGGGAACGTAACCTACACCAATGCCTTGATTATTTGTAATTTCTTCACCCCATTCGCCTTTAACAAGGCTGCGGTATACCTTATAACCCTCAAAATCCAGGCCATTTACAGCATCAACCGAAGATTCAGATAGCCCATCCCAGATGAGGGTGACTTTATTATTACCGGGTACGGCGACGACATTTGGTTTATCTGGCGGCTGGGTAAATTTAAAGTTAAGCTTGTAGATCCAGTCAGCTACCTGTGCGTTTCCAATGAGGTCCGGTTTTCCCTTACCCATAATCAATGCTACAGAGAACTTTTTAGTTTCACCAATGTCCAAAGAAAAATATCCTGAGCCAAAGATGAAAATATTATCTGCCTCTTGAGCAATATCATCACCTGTGGCGAATGTGCCAGGAGCCATTCTTTCCCACATTCTTTCATCCTGTTGGGCTTCTTCCTGACCATAGATGGGTGCCCAAAAACTCGTCAAACCAAGCATATCTGTTTCATCGCCGTCTGTCTCGTCAAAATCTGGTTCACCGGGATCAGGAACGCCATTGCCGTTCAGATCATCAGATTTGGCATCCAGATCACCCCAGTCATCAATGCGACCATCATTGTCATCATCAATACCGTTCCACATTTTTGCATCCCAGTAATTTTCTGCTTCGGCGAGATCTGCTGCGGCCTCGGCATCTGTGGCATTCCAGTCACCATCATTATCAATACCATCAGACTGGCTTTCATCAATCATGCTACCGTCACCAGGATCGTCTCCATCGTTGTCAATACCATCATCGTCAATACCGGGACTCTCTAAAAATTTAAAACCCAGGAAGCCTAAGTCTTCCCAGGGGATACCATAATCATTTCCAGAACCTTCCTTATCCCAGGCATATACCATTCCCCCAACTTCAACCTGTTGCTCTGAGTAACTATCATAACCGGAATTATCGATGAATCCCGCATAATCATCAGCGAAATCACCACCACCGCCAATGTGTGGATCACCTATCATTCCCACCACTACTTTATCGAGAACCTTCTCGGAGATATTCTTCACTTCATATTGAAAAAAGATTATGTCCTCAGCCACTGTTGCGGCGTACTGGTAACCACGTGCAGTGACTTCAATTCCCAATCCGCGAATGGAAGAATCGGAAGGAACTGGGTAATACTCGTATTCATCGTTGAACCTGTCATCCATCTTGTAATAGCTTTCAAAATCAGATACAATGACATCGTTGCCATACTGTCCTGGCCAGGTCAAAAAGCCATCTTCATCTGCTGGGAATAGATCACCCCAGGTCTCAGATTTATTTGAGACTGCAATATCTTCTCCGGCATCGTTGGCATATCCGGGAAGTGGCTCCCATCCCCTGACTTCAGTACCTGGGCTGGTTTCGCCACCGTCAAGCATACCATCTGAAAAGAACACGATAGTATCACCATCGATATCTATTACTTCAGCACCGACAACGGCACCAAACTCGTAGGCATATCCATGACCTGAATAGGATGGCCATTCCAGTGAGGGTTCTGTATTGGGTCTACCTACGGAACCATAGTTATAAAACAAGGTTCTGATGGCATTGCCACCGTGCATGCCGAACTTTCTGTCTGCATGGGCACCGGGTTTAGCTAGCTGTCTTCCCTCTATCTGCTGGATGTATTGCTCAAATTCCTGTTTGGACCAATATTTCATTGGACCGGCAGGTCTTTCCACTGCCTGTGCAAGCAAAACATTTGTGCAGATTAATAGCACAATACTCAATTTTAACCATTTACTATTTTTAATTGTTTGCATAATCTGCTTTCCTAGAATTCGTACTTGAGACCCATATATACGCGTCTTGGTGTGGAATACCAATTTGGTCGATTTATCCATTGGGGGGTTGCTTCGTCCCCATAGCGGCCCAGCGAGTAATCTGCGCTACCAGAACTATCCCACACATAATTTTGATTCTCATAGTCAAACACATTGTAGACTTTTACAAATAGCTGAATGTTCAGGCCACTTATGTCCAAGTTCTTATATGCATTAATATCCAGATTCATCTGAGTGGGTTTGCGAGCTGAATTTTCCTCGGCAACCTGGACTGTTGCGTTTACATCAGATGGTGTATAAGGGTATCCGGTCTCAATTTTACCAATTGAACTGATTCTCCAATCGCCTGGCTCCCCGATGTTCATGACAAACCTGAAAGCATGGGTTTGATCCCAGTCAAGCGGCACGACTTGCCTCAGGGGTTCAGAAGTATACCGGTAGTCACTTCTACCCTGTGTTGGATCAGATGCATTTCCAGCTGCGACCATATAGGTGTAATCAATTGCTCCTGAGATAGCATTTGAGAATCGTTGGTCAAATGAAGCAGTGATTCCCTTTACATTCCCCCAATCCCGATTAATAAACAGGGCATAGGAATCTGACCCACCTGGCAATACATAAACCTTTTGCCCGAGTAAATTTCTCATATCTCGGTAGAATAGTTTTAAGTATATAGCTGAATGCGTGGTCAATGCCTGTTCAAAACCAACCTCATAACTTATCGTTTTTTGAGGTTTTAAATCTGCATTACCAATGTCAGTTTTTATGACACCTTTTAACACTTTAAACTCTGCATTTTGAAACAGATAGTTGTAGGCAGGCATCTGGAAAAAATGACCGTATGAAAAGAACAATTTTCCTTCTGCAGTAATGGGAAAAGCCAAAGAAAATCTTGGACTAAACTGAGTCTTTATAGTGGCATCCTTAACCTGATCTGGTTTTGGATCACTCCAGTCTAAGGCTACTTTTCCATCCGTATTGTAGTAGTCATATCGGACCCCAACATTCAAAGCCAGATCTTCAAGTTCTATTTTATCCTGGAGAAATACTGAAAACTCAGTGGGTTGGTTATGAAATTCATTGGCATAAAGATCTTCTTCTGGAAGGATTGCATTACCTGGAATATCGTCTCCATTGATGTCAGTAGCATTGTTCCAGATACCATTCCCATTGATGTCATTAAAAGGTTCATCTTCATCGTATGATCCGTTGTTATTAACATCATACCATGGCTCATCCCTCAAATCAACTTCGATGGATTTTTGTTCAAGCTTAAAATCATGGCGTTTAACATCGAAACCCATCTTGACTTCATGTTGTGAGCCAAGCTGGGTAGTTAACTGTCCCTGTATGAGGTTGGTAATGGTGACTCGATCATATCTGGAGTTGTTCGTGCCACCGGTATAAAATTCATAATTATCATCTTGACGATAAAAATCGGCAGAAACATATCGAAGATCATTGATATCATCGTAGGCAAAGTATTTGTATTCGTTTGTAGTATTGGATAGACCAATGGAGTAGAAGGTATTTTGACTCAATTGGTGATTCAATTTTAAAATATGATTGAGGGCATTTTTCTCATTCTGATAGTGACCATCTTCAATGAATCTGCGGGAGTGAGAATAACTTTTCCACTTATCGTTTTCATAGAGGGCTGTGTATTGCAGTTTCATAGATCGATTCAAATAATAAATCACCTTTCCCTGAGCATTAATTTTCGTGTCGGGATTGAGTGAGAAGACCTGCTGTTCATCTTCCGACTGTAACAGTCCCAGTGAGTCACCACGTTCCATAGCTATACGACGCTCTTCAAGGGAATTATACTTGGTGAGACCAAAGAGCGTTCCCTCGCGATTAAAATGCCTGAGGGATGTAAAAAATTTTAAATCATTAATTATTGGAATTGGACCAGAGAGGGAAGCTTCTATCTCTCTTAGATTGCTCAGGTTGTAGGGTTTGACCTCTTCCCTGATCTTTTCATTATCATCAATATTGTAGTTTGACAGCATATCACCACCCATAAGCGACAGGGATCCTGTATAGTCGTGGCTGGGGTCTTTTGTCACGATGTTCACAACACCTGACATTGCCTGTCCATATTCTGCTGCAAATGAACCTGTGATAACTGATAATTCTTGAATGGCATTGGTGGCGATATCCACTCCCAAGCCCTGATGGAAGGGATTGATATTCGGGATACCATCGATGAGATAGGCTACCTCACTTGCTCTACCGCCTCTAAAGTGCAGTGCACCACCAGCGTCTACGGTTACGCCTGTTTTAGTTTGGATGATGGCTTGAAACGATTCAATAGGTGAATCTTTGATAACATCTGCGCCGATGACGGCAGCGCTGGCCGTGGCATCTTTCTGAATCATGGAACGAGTAGCGATGACAGTTACTTCTTCGTCTGACTCTAAAATTTGCATGGTTAATTTTGCATTGAGGTCAGTTGTGAGGTCAGTAATGATTAACACTTTTGAGATGGCTAAGGTGCTATATCCTATCATCATAACCCTGAGTGTGTATTCACCCGGGGGAACATTCAGGATATAATAATCCCCATTCTCATCAGATGAAGCTCCCATCATTGAATTCTCAATAACAACATTGGCACCGATTAATGGCGCACCCTCTTCATCAGTGATGGTTCCCTTAATCTTGCCGGTGGTACCCGCCATTAAAAAAGATGTGCATAACAGGGCTATTAGTAAGCTTTTTAACTTCATAGTATTGTCTCACTGAAAGAAAAATTATTGATGTATTGAAATAAATCAAAAGCCCCCGTTTTCGTTAGAATACGGGGGCTTTTATTAAGCTAGAACGCTATTTAAGAAAAGTCATCTGCTTGGAAATTGAGACTCCGTTTGTTTTTAGTGTATATACATATATACCACTAGCAGCAGGAGTTCCTGAAGCACTTAAACCATTCCATGTAGCAGTATAGCTACCACTTTCCCGGTGCCCAGAGACAATAGTATTTACTAATCTTCCTTGAAGATCATAAATATCGAGTGTTACATCACCTGCAATACTCATATCATACTGGATACTGGTTGTTGGATTGAAAGGATTTGGAAAGTTCTGAGATAGCTTGTAGCTATTGAGCATTTGGCTACCAAAACCGCCTGCGATGGCAGTTGTGCCATTATTGGACAATATTACTACATAGGAAGTGGCCGTTGAATCACCATCTTCGTAAGCAACACAAAGATCAGGAAAACCATCGCCATTCAGATCAGAGCTGGTTCCACCGTTTGAAGCTGAACCACCAAAGGATACGTAATAGGTACGAGCAGCACCTGAAGTATCCTGTTGATATACTTCTGATTTGACCCAAGATGCAGAATCAGTCAGAGCGTTAACCCCATCCCATTCCCAACGAGTTACACTGGTGAGGTAGTTATCACCACTAAATACGTCAACTTTGTTATCTCCATCGAAATCACCAACGGCCATTCCACGAAAACCGGTTCCTGGACCATCGATTTGATGAACATAACTGCTGTCAAAAGTCATGGCATCTGTTACGCCATCAATGATAACGAACTTCTGCTGACCATTACCAACAAACATTTCAGTGGAACCATCACCGTCAGCATCCCAGGCATAGGCAGAGTGTAAACCACCCAGCCAGTAGGGATCACCAACAACAGTGTTCATGTTGTAGGTATCTGGAGTTCCGTTACCTTCGAAGATATAAGCCTTGTCCCTACTGAAGGATGAGAAAAATGCTTCCTCAATTCCATCACCGTCTAAATCGGATGTAGCAACAGCATAAATACTATTTACATCACTCAGGGTGTCCAGTAATTCCTCAGTCCACTGCGTAAATCCTCCCAGATAGGCACCATTTAATGAAAAGATCATCATGGCATCATTAACAGCTGCATCACTGAAGCTTCTAAATCCCATGGCAACTTCTTGTTCTGAATCGCCATCAAAATCGCCAACGGACATACCTGAGGGTCTGGTATTTGAACCAACGGACACGCCAAAGTTCCACGTAGCAGTTGGAGTACTTGGAAGTACTGGACCTTCAAACACTAGAAAACGAGCAGGATTACTGCCATCAGGAGGGTTACCAGATCCATAAGGAATACCTACCAGGATTTCTGCATTCCCATCACCATCTAAATCGCCAACAGTATGAGTTGGAAAGCTTGCTCCACCTGTATACAAGGTGGTATCCCAATATGACCATGCAAGATCATAGCCACCAGAGGCATTGGCTTCGTACAGCCATAGGGAAATACCAGTAGGATATTCTGGTCCACCACCGTTTGGATTTGAATTATCGGTTAAAACCAAAAATTCCAGATTTCCATCGGCATCGATATCCCATCCAGATGAAATCTCATCTGAAACGAGGACACCATCAACGCCATACGGTGATCCGTCATGGACTGAAACCTCAAAATCTGTGCTCCATCCGGTACCCCAGGATTCTTGAGCTGATACGCTGAAAGCCATTAGAATGACAATAGCGGAAATTAAAAGTAACTTAGACTTCATACATTTCTCCTTTGATTAAATATATTCGCTGAAATATAGCTTCAAGTCTTTTCGATGGATACCA from Candidatus Neomarinimicrobiota bacterium includes these protein-coding regions:
- a CDS encoding TonB-dependent receptor, giving the protein MKLKSLLIALLCTSFLMAGTTGKIKGTITDEEGAPLIGANVVIENSMMGASSDENGDYYILNVPPGEYTLRVMMIGYSTLAISKVLIITDLTTDLNAKLTMQILESDEEVTVIATRSMIQKDATASAAVIGADVIKDSPIESFQAIIQTKTGVTVDAGGALHFRGGRASEVAYLIDGIPNINPFHQGLGVDIATNAIQELSVITGSFAAEYGQAMSGVVNIVTKDPSHDYTGSLSLMGGDMLSNYNIDDNEKIREEVKPYNLSNLREIEASLSGPIPIINDLKFFTSLRHFNREGTLFGLTKYNSLEERRIAMERGDSLGLLQSEDEQQVFSLNPDTKINAQGKVIYYLNRSMKLQYTALYENDKWKSYSHSRRFIEDGHYQNEKNALNHILKLNHQLSQNTFYSIGLSNTTNEYKYFAYDDINDLRYVSADFYRQDDNYEFYTGGTNNSRYDRVTITNLIQGQLTTQLGSQHEVKMGFDVKRHDFKLEQKSIEVDLRDEPWYDVNNNGSYDEDEPFNDINGNGIWNNATDINGDDIPGNAILPEEDLYANEFHNQPTEFSVFLQDKIELEDLALNVGVRYDYYNTDGKVALDWSDPKPDQVKDATIKTQFSPRFSLAFPITAEGKLFFSYGHFFQMPAYNYLFQNAEFKVLKGVIKTDIGNADLKPQKTISYEVGFEQALTTHSAIYLKLFYRDMRNLLGQKVYVLPGGSDSYALFINRDWGNVKGITASFDQRFSNAISGAIDYTYMVAAGNASDPTQGRSDYRYTSEPLRQVVPLDWDQTHAFRFVMNIGEPGDWRISSIGKIETGYPYTPSDVNATVQVAEENSARKPTQMNLDINAYKNLDISGLNIQLFVKVYNVFDYENQNYVWDSSGSADYSLGRYGDEATPQWINRPNWYSTPRRVYMGLKYEF
- a CDS encoding VCBS repeat-containing protein, with product MKSKLLLISAIVILMAFSVSAQESWGTGWSTDFEVSVHDGSPYGVDGVLVSDEISSGWDIDADGNLEFLVLTDNSNPNGGGPEYPTGISLWLYEANASGGYDLAWSYWDTTLYTGGASFPTHTVGDLDGDGNAEILVGIPYGSGNPPDGSNPARFLVFEGPVLPSTPTATWNFGVSVGSNTRPSGMSVGDFDGDSEQEVAMGFRSFSDAAVNDAMMIFSLNGAYLGGFTQWTEELLDTLSDVNSIYAVATSDLDGDGIEEAFFSSFSRDKAYIFEGNGTPDTYNMNTVVGDPYWLGGLHSAYAWDADGDGSTEMFVGNGQQKFVIIDGVTDAMTFDSSYVHQIDGPGTGFRGMAVGDFDGDNKVDVFSGDNYLTSVTRWEWDGVNALTDSASWVKSEVYQQDTSGAARTYYVSFGGSASNGGTSSDLNGDGFPDLCVAYEDGDSTATSYVVILSNNGTTAIAGGFGSQMLNSYKLSQNFPNPFNPTTSIQYDMSIAGDVTLDIYDLQGRLVNTIVSGHRESGSYTATWNGLSASGTPAASGIYVYTLKTNGVSISKQMTFLK